One genomic segment of Methylocystis sp. SC2 includes these proteins:
- a CDS encoding CbtB domain-containing protein, producing the protein MNVKSSANAAALPSSRLEALKAAAVALTLGFGLVWLAGFAYPESVHDAAHDTRHALSFPCH; encoded by the coding sequence ATGAACGTCAAATCATCCGCCAACGCCGCCGCCCTCCCCTCTTCGAGACTCGAGGCGCTGAAGGCCGCCGCCGTCGCGCTCACGCTTGGCTTCGGACTCGTTTGGCTCGCGGGCTTCGCCTATCCGGAAAGCGTGCATGACGCGGCGCATGATACGCGCCACGCGCTCTCCTTTCCCTGTCACTAG
- the cobG gene encoding precorrin-3B synthase: MQPRPEIKGWCPGAFAPMPSGDGLLIRAKAVGSRMSAAQAREIARIADGCGNGLIDLSQRAQLQLRGISEATIAEALRRLDAIGMLAPSADAERVTNVIASPLAGLAAGAFDANAMAVELAAELQRDAAMRALPPKFLFLLDDGGALSLADVEADIRIEAIANGAVAIHIADVPDRAVFAAVNDALDVALRLARAFIELRDRHANSFRRVRTLVEALGADALPRAAGLVMRVSREARAPARWAHIFGAQRRGAVAFAGVGAPFGRWRAEELAAVADFAEGEGTGELRLTPWRALLIVTPDEDNARRVVSRAQDHDLITSADDKRLAVIACPGAPECPQAVAETRAHVMDLAPLAQMIGGADGVGLHLSGCAKGCARQSASPITLLACAEGFDLIENGGADGAPRFRSLTFEAVLRELSARASGRAQ, from the coding sequence TTGCAGCCGAGGCCTGAGATCAAGGGCTGGTGTCCCGGAGCCTTCGCGCCGATGCCGAGCGGCGACGGCCTGCTGATCCGCGCCAAGGCGGTCGGCTCTCGCATGAGCGCGGCGCAGGCGCGCGAGATCGCGAGAATTGCGGACGGCTGCGGCAATGGGCTGATCGATCTGTCGCAGCGCGCTCAGCTCCAGCTGCGCGGGATCAGCGAGGCGACGATCGCCGAAGCGCTGCGCCGGCTCGATGCGATCGGCATGCTCGCGCCGAGCGCCGACGCCGAACGCGTGACGAATGTCATCGCGTCGCCGCTCGCCGGACTCGCGGCCGGCGCTTTCGACGCCAACGCCATGGCCGTGGAGCTTGCTGCGGAATTGCAGCGCGACGCAGCGATGCGCGCGCTGCCGCCGAAATTTCTGTTTCTTCTCGATGATGGCGGCGCGCTGTCGCTTGCCGACGTCGAGGCCGACATTCGGATCGAAGCGATTGCAAACGGCGCGGTCGCGATTCATATCGCCGATGTCCCCGATCGCGCCGTCTTCGCCGCCGTCAATGACGCGCTCGACGTAGCGTTGCGCCTTGCGCGCGCCTTCATAGAGCTGCGCGATCGTCATGCAAATAGCTTCAGGCGCGTGCGCACGCTGGTCGAAGCGCTCGGCGCCGACGCGCTGCCACGCGCGGCCGGACTCGTCATGCGCGTCTCCAGGGAAGCGCGCGCGCCTGCGCGATGGGCGCATATCTTTGGCGCGCAACGTCGCGGCGCCGTCGCTTTCGCGGGCGTTGGCGCGCCCTTCGGCCGCTGGCGCGCAGAGGAACTCGCGGCGGTCGCCGATTTTGCAGAAGGCGAGGGAACCGGCGAACTGCGCCTCACGCCGTGGCGCGCCTTGCTGATCGTCACGCCCGATGAAGACAATGCGCGACGCGTCGTCTCGCGCGCGCAAGACCACGACCTTATCACGTCGGCCGACGACAAGCGCCTTGCCGTCATCGCCTGTCCCGGCGCGCCGGAATGTCCGCAGGCGGTCGCCGAGACGCGCGCGCATGTGATGGATCTCGCGCCGCTTGCGCAGATGATCGGCGGCGCTGACGGCGTCGGCCTTCATCTTTCCGGCTGCGCGAAAGGCTGCGCGCGGCAGAGCGCCTCGCCAATCACGCTGCTCGCCTGCGCCGAAGGGTTCGATCTCATCGAAAACGGCGGCGCCGACGGCGCGCCGCGCTTCAGATCGCTGACCTTCGAGGCCGTCCTGCGCGAACTCTCCGCACGCGCAAGCGGTCGTGCGCAATGA
- a CDS encoding DMT family transporter, translating into MSRIRADLLLVLAAFIWGTAFIAQKNAGELMGPITFVGVRFLLSCVALAPLALYEGRHSEAALKKGDLPLAGLIGFCVFAAAALQQVGLATTTATNGGFLTALYVVLVPAFVFAQTGVRPRQVVLVAGLASILGAWLLTDSGRLQSWTSGDALVLIADIAWAAGISLVPTFLARTDRPYFLAFAQFGVIGVLGAVVGLAGEPFSLDGLIAALPSILYAGLCSGGIAFTIQIVALKYTPAAEAALIMSLESVFAAVSGAILLSERLTGPAMLGGALILLSAVLVEAGPAAQTIWLTQYWTWLAQVWSRAR; encoded by the coding sequence ATGAGCCGCATTCGCGCTGATCTGCTGCTGGTGCTGGCGGCTTTTATCTGGGGGACGGCCTTCATCGCGCAAAAAAACGCCGGCGAGCTTATGGGGCCGATCACCTTCGTCGGCGTCCGTTTTCTCCTGTCGTGCGTCGCGCTCGCGCCGCTGGCGCTCTACGAAGGCCGGCACAGTGAAGCTGCGCTGAAAAAGGGCGATTTGCCTCTCGCCGGCCTGATCGGCTTTTGCGTCTTCGCCGCCGCCGCTCTGCAGCAAGTCGGCCTCGCCACGACGACGGCGACCAACGGCGGATTTCTCACGGCGCTATATGTCGTGCTCGTTCCAGCGTTCGTCTTCGCGCAGACCGGCGTAAGACCCCGGCAGGTCGTTCTCGTCGCAGGCCTCGCGTCCATCCTGGGAGCCTGGCTGCTGACGGACAGCGGGCGGCTCCAGAGCTGGACGTCGGGCGACGCCTTGGTTTTGATTGCGGATATTGCGTGGGCCGCCGGGATCAGTCTCGTTCCGACCTTTCTGGCGCGCACCGACCGGCCGTATTTCCTGGCTTTCGCGCAGTTCGGCGTCATCGGCGTTCTTGGAGCCGTTGTGGGCCTTGCCGGCGAGCCTTTTTCGCTCGATGGCCTGATCGCGGCCCTTCCGTCAATTCTCTATGCGGGGCTGTGCTCCGGGGGGATCGCCTTCACGATTCAAATCGTGGCGCTCAAATATACGCCAGCGGCCGAAGCCGCGCTCATCATGTCGCTGGAGAGCGTTTTCGCCGCCGTGTCGGGCGCCATCCTGCTGTCCGAGCGCCTGACCGGGCCCGCGATGCTGGGCGGCGCGCTGATCTTGCTCAGCGCCGTGCTCGTCGAAGCCGGACCGGCCGCGCAAACGATTTGGCTGACGCAATATTGGACTTGGTTGGCGCAAGTGTGGAGTCGGGCGCGTTAG
- a CDS encoding precorrin-2 C(20)-methyltransferase, translated as MNALASTSHEAVATLGALIGVGLGPGDPELVTVKAARLIGAANVVAFFAKRGRASHARAIAAPYLAPGCEEIALLYPVTTEIPFDQPEYVSSLQRFYEDCVMRIRAVLEAGRDVTLLCEGDPLLYGSFMHMFARLDSRFRIEICAGVSGMSGCFAAARQPMAWGDDILTVLPATLDEDCLASRLAATDAAVVMKLGGNFAKLRRAMTRAGVIDRAIYVERGAMPGEKIMRFSDKRDDDAPYFSMALVPGRGRRP; from the coding sequence ATGAACGCGCTCGCCTCGACATCGCATGAAGCCGTCGCGACGCTCGGGGCGCTGATCGGCGTCGGACTCGGTCCTGGCGATCCGGAGCTCGTGACGGTGAAGGCCGCGCGCCTCATCGGCGCGGCGAACGTCGTCGCCTTCTTCGCCAAGCGCGGACGCGCGAGCCACGCGCGCGCGATCGCCGCGCCCTATCTCGCGCCGGGCTGCGAAGAGATCGCGCTGCTCTATCCGGTGACGACGGAGATTCCTTTCGATCAGCCGGAATATGTCTCCTCGCTTCAGCGCTTCTATGAAGATTGCGTGATGCGCATTCGCGCCGTGCTCGAAGCCGGTCGCGACGTGACGCTGCTGTGCGAAGGCGATCCGCTGCTCTACGGCTCCTTCATGCATATGTTCGCGCGGCTCGACTCGCGCTTTCGCATCGAGATTTGCGCCGGCGTCTCGGGCATGTCCGGCTGTTTCGCCGCGGCGCGCCAGCCGATGGCCTGGGGCGACGACATTCTCACGGTTCTGCCGGCGACGCTCGATGAAGACTGCCTTGCATCGCGTCTTGCCGCCACGGACGCCGCGGTGGTGATGAAGCTCGGCGGCAATTTCGCCAAGCTGCGCCGGGCGATGACTCGCGCCGGCGTCATCGATCGCGCGATCTATGTCGAACGCGGCGCCATGCCCGGCGAGAAGATCATGCGCTTTTCCGACAAGCGCGACG
- a CDS encoding sterol desaturase family protein → MDVYGALRFSAAKISNELFSTGSIFSVYSLATTFVIAVGALAYQRKMRRGRVNPRAIARAVFDKRLLLTKSFAADVKLFILSVVLMPVVVGALVISSNAVATLVSAALRGSFGAFAPVSCCDLSIKLFSTVVLFLAYEIGYWVDHYLKHRIPFLWELHKVHHTAEALTPVTNFRNHPIDNIIFGYMLATFIGGASGILAWVFGRTTESFTVDGKNILFIFFLWTIGHLQHSQFWIPFRGVLGHIVLSPAHHQIHHSTDPQHFNRNFGSVLAVWDWMFGSLEMPSTKNPRLKYGVEEDAADPHSSFGLLATPIYRAALALWRALADAWNAGTERLAQRRQRLKSTGVL, encoded by the coding sequence ATGGACGTTTACGGCGCGCTCCGCTTTTCCGCTGCGAAGATCTCCAACGAACTGTTTTCGACGGGATCGATTTTTTCGGTCTATTCCCTGGCGACGACGTTTGTCATCGCCGTTGGCGCGCTGGCCTATCAGCGCAAGATGCGCCGGGGGCGCGTCAATCCGCGGGCCATCGCGCGGGCCGTGTTCGACAAGCGACTCCTGCTCACCAAATCCTTTGCCGCGGACGTCAAGCTCTTCATTCTGAGCGTCGTTCTCATGCCGGTCGTGGTGGGCGCGCTCGTCATCTCGTCGAACGCCGTCGCGACGCTCGTGAGCGCCGCGCTGCGCGGTTCGTTTGGCGCTTTTGCGCCGGTCTCGTGCTGCGACCTGTCGATAAAGCTCTTCTCCACCGTCGTGCTCTTTCTGGCCTATGAGATCGGCTATTGGGTCGATCACTATCTCAAGCATCGAATCCCGTTTTTGTGGGAACTCCATAAGGTGCATCACACCGCCGAGGCGCTGACCCCGGTGACCAACTTTCGCAATCATCCGATCGACAACATCATTTTCGGCTACATGCTCGCGACGTTCATTGGCGGCGCGTCAGGCATATTGGCGTGGGTCTTTGGGCGAACCACGGAATCCTTCACGGTCGACGGGAAGAACATCCTTTTCATCTTCTTCCTTTGGACGATCGGGCATCTTCAACATTCGCAGTTCTGGATTCCCTTTCGCGGCGTTTTGGGACACATCGTCCTGAGCCCCGCGCATCACCAGATCCATCATTCGACAGATCCCCAGCACTTCAATCGCAACTTCGGCAGCGTTCTCGCCGTTTGGGACTGGATGTTCGGATCGCTCGAGATGCCTTCGACCAAGAACCCGCGCCTCAAATATGGCGTCGAGGAAGACGCCGCCGACCCGCATTCGTCGTTCGGATTATTGGCGACCCCGATTTATCGAGCCGCCCTCGCGCTCTGGCGCGCCCTCGCCGATGCGTGGAATGCAGGAACCGAACGACTGGCGCAGCGCCGTCAAAGGCTAAAGAGCACAGGCGTATTATGA
- a CDS encoding precorrin-8X methylmutase, with translation MSRRFDYIHEGAQIYARSFATIRAESNLSRFTPEQEKIAVRMIHACGMVELADDIEFSPDFVAAARDALQKGAPILCDSNMVAHGVTRSRLPAENQVVCTLLEPRVPALAAEIGTTRSAAALELWRNRLDGALVAIGNAPTALFRLLEMIDEGAAPPAAIIGMPVGFVGAAESKGALREYGRIPFVIVKGRKGGSAMAAAAINALASEQE, from the coding sequence ATGAGCCGCCGCTTCGACTATATCCACGAAGGCGCGCAAATTTATGCGCGCTCCTTTGCGACCATTCGCGCCGAGTCGAATCTCTCGCGCTTTACGCCGGAGCAGGAAAAAATCGCGGTCCGCATGATCCACGCCTGCGGCATGGTGGAACTTGCCGACGACATCGAGTTCTCGCCGGATTTCGTCGCAGCGGCGCGCGACGCGCTGCAGAAGGGCGCGCCGATTCTCTGCGACTCCAACATGGTCGCGCATGGCGTGACGCGTTCGCGGCTGCCGGCCGAAAATCAGGTCGTCTGCACGCTGCTCGAGCCGCGCGTGCCGGCGCTCGCCGCCGAGATCGGAACCACGCGCAGCGCCGCGGCGCTGGAGCTGTGGCGCAACCGGTTGGATGGCGCTCTCGTCGCTATCGGCAATGCGCCGACGGCGCTGTTCCGCCTGCTCGAGATGATTGACGAAGGCGCGGCGCCTCCGGCCGCCATCATCGGCATGCCGGTCGGTTTCGTCGGCGCGGCGGAATCGAAGGGCGCGCTGCGCGAATACGGCCGCATTCCCTTCGTGATCGTGAAAGGCCGCAAGGGCGGCAGCGCCATGGCCGCCGCCGCCATCAATGCGCTGGCGAGCGAGCAGGAATGA
- a CDS encoding CbtA family protein — protein sequence MIARVLTTGLIAGLVAGLAVAALQHFTTTPLILAAEVYEAAQHAHDGAEAGAALSGLSRTAATSVATIAVSIGYALILLAAMLLSGDAIAPRRAALWGACAFAATGLATSLGLAPQLPGMAETDLAARQIWWLATALSTGAGLFALLRLDSTAAKIAGVALIALPHFFAPQPATPESTAPAELAARFAAASLAVQAISWALAGALAGLVWRLQSRQQESS from the coding sequence TTGATCGCGCGCGTTTTGACGACCGGCCTCATCGCCGGCCTTGTCGCCGGGCTTGCGGTCGCGGCCCTGCAGCACTTCACCACGACGCCGCTCATCCTCGCCGCCGAGGTCTATGAGGCGGCGCAGCATGCGCATGACGGCGCCGAGGCGGGCGCAGCGCTTTCCGGCCTGAGCCGCACGGCGGCGACCAGCGTGGCGACGATCGCCGTCTCGATCGGCTATGCGCTGATATTGCTCGCCGCGATGCTTCTCTCCGGCGACGCCATCGCGCCGCGCCGCGCCGCGTTGTGGGGCGCCTGCGCCTTCGCCGCGACCGGGCTCGCGACGAGTCTCGGCCTCGCGCCGCAGCTTCCCGGCATGGCGGAAACCGACCTCGCCGCGCGTCAAATCTGGTGGCTTGCGACCGCGCTGTCCACCGGGGCCGGACTGTTTGCCTTGTTGCGGCTTGACTCGACGGCGGCGAAGATCGCCGGCGTCGCGCTGATCGCCCTGCCGCATTTCTTCGCGCCGCAGCCCGCGACGCCCGAAAGCACCGCGCCCGCCGAACTCGCCGCGCGCTTCGCCGCCGCCTCGCTCGCCGTTCAGGCGATCAGCTGGGCGCTCGCCGGCGCGCTCGCCGGCCTCGTCTGGCGACTTCAGTCGCGTCAACAGGAATCCTCATGA
- the cobW gene encoding cobalamin biosynthesis protein CobW: MSAKIPATIVTGFLGAGKTTLIRHVLENAKGRRLALVINEFGDVGVDGEILRACGVENCPEENIVELANGCLCCTVADDFIPAIEALLAHEKRPDHIIIETSGLALPKPLVKAFDWPAIRSKLTVDGVIAVIDGKAVAEGRFADDLDAIAKEREDTQTIDHDNPLEEVFDDQLACADLIILNKTDLLVADEERAVANRLTQGARQAAKIVRASGGRVDPLVLLGLSAAAEDDLATRPSHHDAEPEHDHDDFDSFVVSLSAIADPAALVARLAEAARAHDVLRIKGFVEVVGKPMRLLVQGVGARIEHHFDRAWKPDEQRMSRVVIIGEKGLNRDAVIATLAQP, from the coding sequence ATGAGCGCCAAAATCCCTGCAACGATCGTCACCGGCTTCCTTGGCGCGGGGAAGACGACGCTCATTCGTCACGTTCTCGAAAACGCCAAGGGCCGACGTCTGGCGCTCGTCATCAATGAATTCGGCGACGTCGGCGTCGACGGCGAAATCCTGCGCGCCTGCGGCGTCGAGAACTGCCCGGAAGAAAACATCGTCGAACTCGCGAACGGCTGTCTGTGCTGCACCGTCGCGGACGATTTCATCCCGGCGATCGAGGCGCTGCTCGCGCATGAGAAGCGTCCCGATCACATCATCATCGAAACCTCGGGACTGGCGCTGCCCAAGCCGCTGGTGAAGGCCTTCGACTGGCCGGCGATCCGCTCTAAGCTGACCGTCGACGGCGTCATCGCCGTCATCGACGGCAAGGCGGTGGCGGAAGGGCGTTTCGCCGACGATCTCGACGCGATCGCCAAGGAGCGCGAAGACACGCAGACGATCGATCACGACAATCCGCTTGAAGAAGTGTTCGACGATCAGCTCGCCTGCGCCGATCTCATCATCCTCAACAAGACCGATCTGCTGGTCGCCGACGAAGAACGCGCGGTCGCCAATCGTCTGACGCAAGGCGCGCGTCAAGCCGCGAAGATCGTGCGCGCCAGCGGCGGGCGAGTCGATCCGCTTGTGCTGCTCGGCCTGTCGGCGGCGGCGGAGGACGATCTCGCAACCCGTCCGTCGCATCATGACGCCGAGCCCGAACATGATCACGACGACTTCGACAGTTTCGTCGTCTCTCTCTCGGCGATCGCCGATCCGGCGGCGCTGGTTGCGCGACTCGCCGAAGCGGCGCGCGCGCATGACGTGCTGCGCATCAAGGGGTTCGTCGAGGTCGTCGGCAAGCCGATGCGCCTGCTCGTGCAAGGCGTCGGCGCGCGCATCGAACATCATTTCGATCGGGCGTGGAAGCCCGATGAGCAGCGCATGAGTCGCGTCGTGATCATCGGCGAGAAAGGCCTCAATCGCGACGCCGTCATCGCGACGCTGGCGCAGCCGTGA
- the cobO gene encoding cob(I)yrinic acid a,c-diamide adenosyltransferase, with translation MPSHENDESDRRHRLKMEKRKAVQDAEVAGKTIARKGLLMVHTGAGKGKSTAAFGLALRALGHGWKIGVVQFGKGQWRTGERNMLEKLGREFGQVAWHTLGEGFTWETQDRARDEAAARRAWEKARELMEDPEVRLLVLDELNISLRYEHLPLEEVLSALAARRDDLNVVVTGRNAKPELIAAADLVTEMTLVKHHFGAGVKAQEGIEF, from the coding sequence ATGCCGTCTCACGAGAATGACGAGTCTGATCGCCGTCATCGTCTCAAGATGGAGAAGCGCAAGGCGGTTCAGGACGCCGAGGTCGCTGGCAAGACCATCGCTCGCAAAGGCCTGCTGATGGTCCACACCGGCGCCGGCAAGGGCAAGTCGACGGCGGCCTTCGGGCTGGCGCTGCGCGCGCTCGGCCATGGCTGGAAGATCGGCGTCGTTCAGTTCGGCAAGGGCCAGTGGCGCACCGGCGAGCGCAACATGCTCGAAAAGCTTGGCCGAGAGTTCGGCCAAGTCGCCTGGCACACGCTTGGCGAGGGCTTCACCTGGGAGACGCAGGACCGCGCCCGCGACGAAGCGGCCGCCCGGCGCGCCTGGGAGAAGGCGCGCGAACTCATGGAGGACCCCGAGGTTCGCCTGCTGGTGCTCGACGAATTGAACATTTCGCTGCGCTATGAGCATTTGCCGCTGGAGGAGGTGCTTAGCGCGCTCGCCGCGCGGCGCGACGATCTCAATGTCGTCGTGACCGGACGCAACGCCAAGCCGGAGCTCATCGCCGCAGCCGATCTCGTCACCGAAATGACCCTCGTCAAGCATCATTTCGGCGCCGGCGTCAAAGCGCAGGAGGGAATCGAATTCTAA
- the cobN gene encoding cobaltochelatase subunit CobN codes for MHLLPRDLHSLDDAGAAIDLGQSPAEIVFLSFSDSELRLLARLYEQSGARLPSFRCASLAQLKHPYSVDLYLDSVARHARLIVVRLLGGKDYWPYGVEQLEALARAKGIALAITPGDAHDDARLQQASTLDMETLNRIWRFFQDGGPDNLRSFLGYASTLVGRPAPWRESLPIANAGRFDAACRAGGELRATIVFYRAMFLADDVAPIIVLAEALAERGFAVETIYVASLKEPESEAFVSRALETFAPDVILNATAFSARRDAGSVLDRADAPVLQVALATSLREAWEGSTRGANGADLAMNVVLPEVDGRIFTRAISFKEEAPLRLAAEFSETRHAPERSRIDFVADLALNWARLRRKANHEKSLALILSNYPARRGRGGYAIGLDAEASAQEIVFSLAEEGYDVGIVSPLLLRVIRALEDAARVIDIPIRDYQTWLAALPPDFVASVNDAWGAPQDDPAARDDVFRLPCLEAGKLVVALQPDRGARAERYETYHDVQRPPRHAYVAFYLWLRHARKIDALIHLGAHGTLEWLPGKSVMLSEACAPEAVLGPTPLIYPFIVNDPGEAAQAKRRTCAVTIGHLTPPLVDAELFDAAAKVETLLDEYATASALDARRAKLIAGAIIDESERSGLAAECGVSHGMDIPETLTRLDAWMCDLKDMRIGDGLHVFGRSDSDPARDACARAERKALIAALAGRFVAPGPAGAPSRGRADVLPTGRNLYCIDPRHAPTQTAYDIGRRAAAEVMTRHAQLHGEFPRRIMLDLWGSATIRTGGEDFAQALALLGVAPRWDMASARVVGFEILPQARLDFPRVDVTLQVSGLFRDMFGNLIALFDDAVRAVAWLDEGAEVNPLKAADDLRRVFGAADGTYGIGVSDRVARGRWSNRDDLARAYLCAAGHAFDRAGESKEAVAAFSARVADADAHVHVQDMADVDVLIGPAFADYEGGFAAANAMLGGDADLVHIDATRPERLRPRALKDEIARVLRMRLANPRWLRGQMRHGHRGAGEIAETIDNLYAFAATSGLVTDAQFDLAFDATLGDDATRDFLAAENPRALEGLARVFSEALARGLWNTQRNSVRGALSDIERQEGGRLAAEA; via the coding sequence ATGCATCTCCTCCCGCGCGATCTCCATAGTCTCGATGACGCCGGCGCCGCCATCGATCTTGGACAATCTCCCGCCGAGATCGTGTTTCTGTCCTTTTCGGATTCGGAGCTGCGGCTGCTGGCGCGGCTTTATGAGCAAAGCGGCGCGCGCCTCCCGAGCTTTCGCTGCGCATCGCTGGCGCAGCTGAAGCATCCCTACTCCGTCGATCTTTATCTCGACTCTGTGGCGCGACATGCGCGGCTGATCGTCGTGCGGCTGCTCGGCGGCAAAGACTATTGGCCCTATGGCGTCGAGCAGCTCGAGGCGCTAGCGCGCGCGAAGGGAATCGCCCTCGCGATCACGCCCGGCGACGCCCATGACGACGCGCGTCTGCAGCAGGCGTCGACGCTCGATATGGAGACGCTCAATCGAATTTGGCGCTTCTTTCAGGACGGCGGTCCCGACAATCTGCGTTCGTTTCTCGGTTACGCATCGACTCTCGTCGGGCGTCCGGCGCCGTGGCGGGAAAGCCTTCCCATCGCCAACGCTGGGCGTTTCGACGCGGCATGCCGCGCCGGCGGCGAATTGCGCGCGACCATCGTCTTCTATCGCGCCATGTTCCTTGCCGACGACGTCGCGCCGATCATTGTGCTCGCCGAGGCGCTGGCCGAGCGCGGCTTCGCGGTCGAGACGATCTATGTCGCGAGCCTGAAAGAGCCGGAGAGCGAAGCTTTCGTATCGCGCGCGCTTGAGACGTTCGCGCCAGATGTGATCCTCAACGCCACCGCTTTTTCGGCGCGGCGCGACGCGGGAAGCGTGCTCGATCGCGCGGACGCGCCGGTGCTGCAAGTCGCTCTTGCAACTTCTTTGCGCGAGGCGTGGGAAGGCTCAACGCGCGGCGCGAACGGCGCCGATCTCGCGATGAATGTCGTGCTTCCGGAAGTCGACGGGCGCATCTTCACGCGCGCGATTTCCTTCAAGGAGGAGGCGCCGCTGCGTCTTGCGGCGGAGTTCAGCGAAACCCGCCATGCGCCGGAACGCTCGCGCATCGACTTCGTCGCCGACCTCGCGCTGAACTGGGCGCGTCTGAGACGCAAGGCGAACCATGAAAAGAGCCTTGCGCTCATTCTTTCTAACTATCCGGCGCGACGCGGCCGCGGCGGCTACGCCATCGGCCTCGACGCGGAAGCGAGCGCGCAGGAGATCGTCTTTTCACTGGCCGAAGAGGGATACGACGTCGGCATAGTCTCACCCTTACTCTTGAGAGTAATCCGCGCGCTCGAAGACGCCGCGCGCGTCATCGATATTCCAATCCGCGATTACCAAACTTGGCTCGCCGCGCTTCCCCCCGACTTCGTCGCGAGCGTCAATGACGCATGGGGCGCGCCGCAGGACGATCCGGCGGCGCGCGACGACGTCTTCCGCCTCCCTTGTCTGGAAGCCGGCAAGCTCGTCGTCGCGCTGCAGCCCGATCGCGGCGCGCGCGCTGAGCGTTACGAGACCTATCATGACGTGCAGCGCCCGCCGCGCCACGCCTATGTCGCCTTCTATCTCTGGCTGCGGCATGCGCGGAAGATCGACGCGCTCATTCATCTTGGCGCGCATGGCACGCTCGAATGGCTTCCCGGCAAATCGGTCATGCTGTCCGAGGCCTGCGCGCCGGAAGCCGTGCTCGGCCCGACGCCGCTCATCTATCCTTTCATCGTCAATGATCCCGGCGAAGCGGCGCAGGCGAAGCGCCGCACATGCGCCGTGACGATCGGCCATCTGACCCCGCCGCTCGTTGACGCCGAACTCTTCGACGCCGCCGCGAAAGTCGAAACGCTGCTCGACGAATATGCGACGGCGAGCGCGCTCGACGCGCGCCGCGCGAAACTCATCGCCGGCGCGATCATCGACGAATCCGAGCGCAGCGGTCTTGCCGCGGAATGCGGCGTCTCGCACGGGATGGACATCCCCGAGACATTGACGCGGCTCGACGCCTGGATGTGCGACCTGAAGGACATGCGGATCGGCGACGGGCTACATGTTTTTGGTCGTTCCGACAGCGATCCCGCGCGCGACGCCTGCGCGCGCGCCGAACGCAAGGCGCTGATCGCCGCGCTTGCGGGCCGCTTCGTCGCGCCCGGTCCGGCCGGCGCGCCGTCGCGCGGACGCGCCGACGTTCTGCCGACGGGCCGCAATCTCTATTGCATCGATCCGCGCCATGCGCCCACACAAACCGCCTATGACATCGGCCGCCGCGCCGCCGCCGAGGTGATGACGCGCCACGCGCAACTGCATGGCGAATTCCCGCGCCGCATCATGCTCGACCTGTGGGGCAGCGCGACGATCCGCACCGGCGGCGAGGATTTTGCGCAAGCGCTCGCGCTTCTCGGCGTCGCGCCGCGCTGGGATATGGCAAGCGCGCGCGTCGTCGGCTTCGAAATTCTGCCGCAGGCGCGGCTCGACTTTCCGCGCGTCGACGTGACGCTGCAGGTCTCGGGTCTGTTCCGCGACATGTTCGGAAATCTCATTGCGCTGTTCGACGACGCGGTTCGCGCCGTCGCCTGGCTCGATGAAGGCGCCGAGGTCAATCCGCTGAAAGCCGCCGACGATCTGCGCCGCGTCTTCGGCGCCGCTGACGGAACTTACGGAATTGGCGTCAGCGATCGCGTGGCGCGCGGGCGATGGTCGAACCGCGACGATCTTGCGCGCGCCTATCTTTGCGCCGCCGGTCACGCCTTTGACCGCGCGGGCGAAAGCAAAGAGGCCGTCGCGGCGTTCAGCGCCCGCGTCGCTGACGCCGATGCGCATGTCCATGTGCAAGACATGGCCGACGTCGACGTTCTGATCGGACCCGCCTTCGCCGATTATGAGGGCGGTTTCGCCGCCGCGAACGCCATGCTTGGCGGCGACGCCGATTTGGTGCATATCGATGCGACGCGGCCGGAACGGTTGCGGCCGCGCGCGCTGAAGGACGAAATCGCGCGCGTCCTGCGCATGCGGCTCGCCAATCCGCGATGGCTGCGAGGGCAGATGCGTCACGGCCATCGCGGCGCCGGCGAGATCGCCGAGACGATCGATAATCTCTATGCTTTCGCCGCGACAAGCGGTCTTGTCACAGACGCGCAATTTGATCTCGCTTTTGACGCGACCTTGGGCGATGATGCCACGCGCGATTTTCTCGCCGCTGAAAATCCCCGCGCGCTGGAGGGGCTTGCGCGCGTTTTTAGCGAAGCGCTTGCGCGCGGCTTGTGGAATACGCAACGCAACAGCGTGCGCGGCGCCTTGAGCGATATCGAACGCCAAGAGGGAGGGCGTCTTGCAGCCGAGGCCTGA